The genomic DNA TTAACGCCTGCTGGTCGATGAGACTCATGTCTTTCACCACCAGACGCAGCCGGGTAATGCAATTATCAAGCGACTCGATGTTCTCTTTACCGCCGAGCGCACGCAGGATAAGCCCGTGATCGTATTTCGATTTTCCGCGTGCCCGGGTATTGGCCTCGACGGCCTGCTGTGCACCCTGGGTGTCCACTTCACGGCCCGGCGTTTTAATATCGTGTTTGAGGATGTACCAGCGGAAGACGAAGAAGTAGAGGGCAAACCAGGCAATGCCTACCGGGAATACCAGATACCATTTGGTCGACATTCCTTGCATGACCCCGAAGATAAGCAGATCCAGAATGCCGCCGTCGGTGTTGCCGATGGTCACCCCCAGCAGAGCCATGACCATCAGCGCCAGGCCCGACATCACAATATGGAAGGCGTAAAGGGCAGGGGCGATAAACAAGAACAGGAATTCAATTGGCTCGGAGATCCCGGTGACGACGGAGACCAGCACGCCGGAGAGCAGCAGGCCTTTAATCACCGGGCGGTTTTCCGGGCGGGCCGTGCGATAGATGGCGTATGCCACTGCCGGTAAGCCGAAGATAAAGGTCGGCATAAAGCCCTGCGACAGGAACGCGGTAACGTGCGGGCTGAACGGCAGACCCGCTTTCAGTTCGGCGTAGAAAATGTTCAGCGCCCCGGCGACTTCATGACCATTGACCATTTCAATACCGCCCGCGGGCGTGAAGCGCACCATCGCCAGCAAAATATGGTGCAGGCCAAAGGGTTTGAGCAGTAGTACCCCCACGCCGTAGAGGAACGGGCCGAACACGCTGGTGCTCTGGATAATATGGCCAATCCCGGTAATACCCAGCGCAACGTACTCCCACAGCAGGGGAATAAACAGCCCCACCAGTGAGAGGGTGAGGGCGGTGATAATCGGCACAAAACGAATGCCGCTAAAGAAGGCGAACGCGTCGTGTAAAACGGTGTCCTGAAAACGCTCGTGCAGGAAAAAGGTAATGACCCCAACCACGATACCGCCCAGCACACCCATCTCCAGGGTTTGAATGCCCAGCACCATCGATTGCCCGACTTGTCTCATGGAGGCGGCATCGGCAAGCTGGTGGGTCGCAATCAGGTAATAATTGATGCTCATGTTCATCAGCATATAGCCAACAAACCCGGCAAAAGCGCCCACTGCTTTGTTGCGTCTGGCCAGCCCCATTGGGATCGCCATGGCAAACATGAGGGGAAGATAGGTAAAGGCGAAGCCGCCAACCATGGCAATAAAGCCAAAGGTGAGCTGAGTTAATTCGCCGCCCAGAAAGGGGAAACTTTTGAGGGTGGAGGGGCTGGTAACAGAACTACCGATACCCAGCAATAACCCCATAAAGGCCAGAAGGGAGACCGGGAACATAAAGGTCTTTCCCAGGCTCTGAAAAAACTCCCACGCTTTCGATTTAAACGACTTTTCCTGTGTCATGTAGGGACTCCTCGGAATTATTTATCGTAATGGAAGGCGCTGTCTGGCTTAAGAACGCGCCTTCATATTTGCGAGGCTTATAGTTATTTTTGAGTTATTGATGTTCGATGCGATGAGATCAGGCTTCCGCCGGGAGCAGCAATCGGTTCGCCGAGCCGCACACGGTGATTTTGCTTCTGACCACGTCTTTCATGGCATCCATGCCAACCCGCATGTAGAAACGCGGATCGTTGCCCTGCGGGTTCTCAGCAAACCAGGCCTTAACGGCGCCAGAGAACGCAATTTTTAGCTCGGTTGCCACGTTCACTTTGCAAACGCCCAGCTCTATGGTGCGGCGAACATCGTCATCCGGCACATCACTCGCCCCGTGCAGCACCAGCGGTACGCTCACCACGTCGCGGATTTCAGCCAGCCGCCGGAAGTCGATTTTCGGACGTTTGGTATAAAGACCGTGGGCGGTTCCGATGGCCACGGCCAGGCTGTCGACGCCGGTCAGCGCAACGAAGCGTTTCGCTTCCTGCGGGTCGGTCAGAAACGCGCTTTCAGCGTCCACGCTCATGTCATCCTCCACGCCGCCCAGGCGGCCCAGTTCGGCTTCAACGCTGCAATCGTTGAGGTGGCAGAAGTCGACCACTGATTTCACCAGCTTTACGTTTTGCTCAAACGGATAGTGGCTGCCGTCGATCATCGCGCTGCGCACACCCGCGTTAACTTTGCGACGAATGTCGTCGAGTGATTCGTGATGATCGAGATGCAGCGCCAGCGGCATGTCGTAAGTGGTGGAGTACGCGCTGCACAGGGCGTAGATCTCTTCCAGGGCAATGTGCTTAAAGGTGCCCGGCGTGCCCGCGAGGATCACCGGCGATCGCATTTCACTACACACTTCGAGGATCGCCTGGATCGTCTCCGCGTTATGGATATTGAACGCCGGTACGGCGTAGCCTTTCGCCTGGGCGTCCAGCAGAAGATATTTTGTCGAAATAATACTCATGATCGGATCCTCTCAAGCCTGCCACGGATGAATAACGACGCCCTGCACGACACGGTTAACCGTGCCGCTGGCGGACGGTGTATCCGGGGTATTGCCCACACGAAGTGACTGAGACAGGGCAAAAACCTGGGCGTACATCAGGAAGCAGAAGGCCTGCTCCATATCGATAAACGTGCGGGCAGGGGGCAGCAGGATATGCGGGCCAGCCTCAATGACCGGATCGGTTTCGGCGGCAATGGCCACCACGCGCATGGCCTGACGATCGCGGCGCAGCTCAGCAAGCAGATCCAGATCGTACAGCCGCGTATACGGATGGCTGGAGACAAACACCACCACCAGCGTTTCGCGATCCACCAGCGATTTGGGGCCATGGCGGAAACCGGTTGGGGAATCGTAGAACGCCGCCAGCTTGCCTGCCGTCAGCTCCAGCACCTTCAGCGCCGATTCACGAGCGGCTCCCTGCAGACCCCCGCTTCCCAGATAGACGATCCTTTTCCACGGATCGTTGCCAAAGACGCTCTGGCTGAAATCGCCCAGTGACGTGAGGATCGTCTGGCATCGATCGGCCACATCGCGGAAGGTGTGGCTGTTGATCGTCTCCGGGGCGAAGACTGCCAGGCAGCTTGCCATCATGGTGGTAATGCTGCTGGTCATCGCGAACCCGCGATCGTGTGTTTCGGCAGGCATCAGCAGCGCATACGCGTTATCGCTGTTTACCGCGGTCTGATAAAGGCTTCCCGCCTCATTACAGGTGATCGACAGGTGGTAGCACTCCGGCACACACTGGTTTGCCAGTTCAACGGCGGCTACGCTTTCCGGACTATTGCCGGAACGGGCAAACGACACCAGCAGCAGCGGGTGTGCGGCGCTCAGGTAGTCCATCGGATTCGTGACCAGATCGGTCGTCGGTACGGCGGTAATGTTTTTCCCGGTGTGGCTGGCGAGCCAGGGCGCAATGATGTCGCCGATAAAGGCCGAGGTGCCTGCCCCCGTCAACACGATCCGTAGCTCGTGCTTGCGCAGCAGCGGCGTCAGGAAGTTATCGATCGACGCGCGCAGGTTATCGATATTGTTGAGTGAGCGGATCCAGCTGGCAGGTTGCTGGCGGATCTCTTCTTCGGTCCATGTGCCGGTGGTGGCGGTAGTGTTGGTTTCTGACATAACTTCAGTCCTTAGTCGTGTGAATTCCACATCAGACGCTGGCAAACGTGTCGCTATCTTTCGTTTCGTTTCACTTGTTCACTTAAGCAGTTAAATAAAATCTATAGAAAAGAAATCGAAAGTTCAATGAAAGAAAAGAAATAAAACGAAAAGTGTGATCGGCAAAGAAAAGGCAATGATTAAGGAAAGGAAAAGAAAGACCTTGCGATCGCTTGCCGCAAGGCCCAATAACGGGACAATGAAAGGTCTAAAGGGGGAGAGACAAACCCTGGATCCAGATCTGCTGAAGGTGGAAACCTTCATCCAGCGCAATCATATTGGCACGCTTGCCCGGTTTTAATGAACCGAGCTGGTGATCAATACCCAGCAATCGGGCAGGGTGCAGCGAGGCCATATGGATCGCATCCGCTGGCGTTATTCCCGCCTGCGCCACCATATTGCGCACGGCGGCATCGAGAGACAGCGTGCTGCCTGCAAGCCCACCGGAAGCGGTGCGTACCACCCCACCGTGCATGTTGACCTCGTCGCCACATAGCCTGTAACGTCCGTCGGGCATCCCTGCGGCCTGCATGGCATCGGTAATCAGAACGATCCGCTCTTTGGCACAGCAGGCGCACAGCCGCAAAGCGCCCGGGTGAACGTGATGCCCGTCGGCAATCAGTTCCAGCCATGCCCGCGGGTCCGTCAAGCCTGCACCGACCATACCGGGTTCACGATGATGGAGCCCGGTCATGCCGTTATAACAGTGCACTAACCCATCAGCGCCCGCCTCAAAAGCGGCAAGCGTTTGATCGTACGTCGCGGCGCTGTGGCCCAGCATGATCCGTATCCCACGCTGCTTAAGGTGGCGAATGGCCTGCAACGCACCGGGTTTCTCCGGTGCCAGAGCGACAACCCTGAGGGTGTGTCGCGATACTTCAATCAGCGAGTCCAGTTCGCTGACATCCAGTTCACGAAACAGCGCTGGCGGATGTGCCCCTTTGTTCTGTGGCGTAAAATAGGGACCTTCAAGATAGCTGCCCAGTATCTGCGCGCCGGGACCCCCGGACATACAGCGCCGGGCGATGCGTGCGAGCGCCCGGTGGACAGTCTCCAGCGGTGCGGTGACGGTCGTCGGTAAAAAAGCCCCTGTGCCTTCACGCGCTTTATGCATCGCCAGCGTGTCCAGCACCTCTGGGGCATCATCCATCACGTCCACACCCGCGCCACCGTGAACATGGGTATCGATATACGCCGGGCAAAGCTGGTCGGCATCCCGGGCATGCACGCCAGCTGGGATCGGCTCGATGGCGGTGATAATTCCGCTCTCCATGCGTAGCTGGTGATCCTCAAGCCAGCCCTGCTCGGTCAGCAGACGACGCGCGCGCAGCACCTGACTCATATCCCTTCCTCAGCGGGGGCTTCCTCACGACAGCGCCCCAGCTCATCCACCAGGCTGGTCAGGCCGCGATGCCCGCATTCCAGGGCCTGCAGACGAAAGGCTTCGCTGCTTAACCCGTCGCGCTCCAGCACCATCTCAAGCAACAGCTGCAGGTTTGTACCGGTAATCACCTCGCTGCCGGGTCTTTTCATGGCGAGCGTTGATGCCACCCGGAACGGCGTCCCCCCGAGCAGATCGGTGAGAAACACAATATCGTGCTGCCCGTCCAGTTCACTGACTGCCTGTTCAAGCTGCGCGGTCAGCCGCGCGGTGGTGGAGCTTTCAGGAAAATCGATGGCGATAAACTGCGGCTGCTCGCCGAGGATTTGTTTCATCGCCTGTTCAAGCCCGCTGGCAAACCCGCCGTGACCCGTCAAAATAATGCCTAACATTGCGACCTCTTTGCTTTACAGGAAGTGACAGAACTTACCGACAACCCCCAGCACCACGGTGATACCGATCAGGCGCAGTGGGGTCCAGCCGCGACGAACCAGCCAGAACATGGTCAGGGTATAGACCAGCGGCAGGAAAGCGGGCATCAGTTTATCGATAACGTCGGCTTGCAGCTTGACCACCGCATGCCCGGCCTTGATTTCAAGCGTGGTGTTGAGACGTACGTAGGTTGCCACCAGCGCGCCAATGACCGTCATCCCCACGATGGAAGCCGCGTGGCCGACCTTTTTGGTATTGGCTTTAATCAGCGGGATGGCTGCCACACCCATCCGGTAGGCGTAATGTGCCAGGCCAAAACGCAGGCCAAGATGCACTACGTTAAACAGCACAATAAAGACCACCGCACCCAGTATGGAGCCTTGCAGGGCAAGGCTTGCGCCGATCCCGCCGCAAATTGGCAATAGCGTAAGCCAGAACATGGCATCGCCAATGCCGCCAAGCGGTGCCCCCACGGCGATCTTGGTGCTCTGGATACTGTTGACATCCTGCTTGGAGCGCTCCATCGCCAGGATGATGCCAATGACAAATGTCACCAGAAATGGATGCGTATTGAAGAAGCCCATATGGCCTTTCATGGCGCGGGCCAGATCCCGCTTGTTGGTATGGATCTTTTTCAGCGCGGGCAGGAGGCCATACAGCCAGCCGGAAGCCTGCATACGTTCATAGTTAAACGAGGCCTGCAGCAGCATCGAACGCCAGGCGACACGGTTAATATCCTTTTTCGTCAGCTCGGCACCAATATGTTGATCTTCATAGACGTTTTCATTCACGCCCGTGAGCAGCGTCTCTTCGTGGTCAGAAACGCCAGGCAGCGTAGTTTGATTAGATGCCATCTTCGAATTCCTCTTTCTGGGCTGCAGGTGTCGC from Enterobacter ludwigii includes the following:
- the agaE gene encoding PTS N-acetylgalactosamine transporter subunit IID, which produces MASNQTTLPGVSDHEETLLTGVNENVYEDQHIGAELTKKDINRVAWRSMLLQASFNYERMQASGWLYGLLPALKKIHTNKRDLARAMKGHMGFFNTHPFLVTFVIGIILAMERSKQDVNSIQSTKIAVGAPLGGIGDAMFWLTLLPICGGIGASLALQGSILGAVVFIVLFNVVHLGLRFGLAHYAYRMGVAAIPLIKANTKKVGHAASIVGMTVIGALVATYVRLNTTLEIKAGHAVVKLQADVIDKLMPAFLPLVYTLTMFWLVRRGWTPLRLIGITVVLGVVGKFCHFL
- the kbaY gene encoding tagatose-bisphosphate aldolase subunit KbaY, yielding MSIISTKYLLLDAQAKGYAVPAFNIHNAETIQAILEVCSEMRSPVILAGTPGTFKHIALEEIYALCSAYSTTYDMPLALHLDHHESLDDIRRKVNAGVRSAMIDGSHYPFEQNVKLVKSVVDFCHLNDCSVEAELGRLGGVEDDMSVDAESAFLTDPQEAKRFVALTGVDSLAVAIGTAHGLYTKRPKIDFRRLAEIRDVVSVPLVLHGASDVPDDDVRRTIELGVCKVNVATELKIAFSGAVKAWFAENPQGNDPRFYMRVGMDAMKDVVRSKITVCGSANRLLLPAEA
- the agaF gene encoding PTS galactosamine/N-acetylgalactosamine transporter subunit IIA, with product MLGIILTGHGGFASGLEQAMKQILGEQPQFIAIDFPESSTTARLTAQLEQAVSELDGQHDIVFLTDLLGGTPFRVASTLAMKRPGSEVITGTNLQLLLEMVLERDGLSSEAFRLQALECGHRGLTSLVDELGRCREEAPAEEGI
- a CDS encoding SIS domain-containing protein: MSETNTTATTGTWTEEEIRQQPASWIRSLNNIDNLRASIDNFLTPLLRKHELRIVLTGAGTSAFIGDIIAPWLASHTGKNITAVPTTDLVTNPMDYLSAAHPLLLVSFARSGNSPESVAAVELANQCVPECYHLSITCNEAGSLYQTAVNSDNAYALLMPAETHDRGFAMTSSITTMMASCLAVFAPETINSHTFRDVADRCQTILTSLGDFSQSVFGNDPWKRIVYLGSGGLQGAARESALKVLELTAGKLAAFYDSPTGFRHGPKSLVDRETLVVVFVSSHPYTRLYDLDLLAELRRDRQAMRVVAIAAETDPVIEAGPHILLPPARTFIDMEQAFCFLMYAQVFALSQSLRVGNTPDTPSASGTVNRVVQGVVIHPWQA
- the nagA gene encoding N-acetylglucosamine-6-phosphate deacetylase, which translates into the protein MSQVLRARRLLTEQGWLEDHQLRMESGIITAIEPIPAGVHARDADQLCPAYIDTHVHGGAGVDVMDDAPEVLDTLAMHKAREGTGAFLPTTVTAPLETVHRALARIARRCMSGGPGAQILGSYLEGPYFTPQNKGAHPPALFRELDVSELDSLIEVSRHTLRVVALAPEKPGALQAIRHLKQRGIRIMLGHSAATYDQTLAAFEAGADGLVHCYNGMTGLHHREPGMVGAGLTDPRAWLELIADGHHVHPGALRLCACCAKERIVLITDAMQAAGMPDGRYRLCGDEVNMHGGVVRTASGGLAGSTLSLDAAVRNMVAQAGITPADAIHMASLHPARLLGIDHQLGSLKPGKRANMIALDEGFHLQQIWIQGLSLPL
- the malX gene encoding maltose/glucose-specific PTS transporter subunit IIBC, whose protein sequence is MTQEKSFKSKAWEFFQSLGKTFMFPVSLLAFMGLLLGIGSSVTSPSTLKSFPFLGGELTQLTFGFIAMVGGFAFTYLPLMFAMAIPMGLARRNKAVGAFAGFVGYMLMNMSINYYLIATHQLADAASMRQVGQSMVLGIQTLEMGVLGGIVVGVITFFLHERFQDTVLHDAFAFFSGIRFVPIITALTLSLVGLFIPLLWEYVALGITGIGHIIQSTSVFGPFLYGVGVLLLKPFGLHHILLAMVRFTPAGGIEMVNGHEVAGALNIFYAELKAGLPFSPHVTAFLSQGFMPTFIFGLPAVAYAIYRTARPENRPVIKGLLLSGVLVSVVTGISEPIEFLFLFIAPALYAFHIVMSGLALMVMALLGVTIGNTDGGILDLLIFGVMQGMSTKWYLVFPVGIAWFALYFFVFRWYILKHDIKTPGREVDTQGAQQAVEANTRARGKSKYDHGLILRALGGKENIESLDNCITRLRLVVKDMSLIDQQALKEAGALSVVVLDAHSVQVIIGPQVQSVKTGIEALI